The window TTTTTATTTGAATTTCATGTCAACTTTTTTGGAAATTTACTCCTAATTTCCCTTCCTTATTGCTTCAacgtttttgttgttgtttatttcAATGCAGATGATGTGACTCGTCTCATGGTAGTAACGCTGGTCTTCGATTCACCAATCAACTAATTTCTCTCTTTGCTCTGTTTTTGTTAATTTCAGCATTTATTTGTCGTCCAATTGGTGATGACTTTTGTGATTACGTAATATGTGAGTTTGGTAATTTTCAggtgcaaatcaatgaagcttggAAGGTGAAATCAGCAGCTCCTGATCCTACGTTGCTTCCCAAGAGTAAATTGCAAGCCAAGTGAGTACCTCATCTCCACTTCAACATCAGCGTATTTTTGCATCATAGATTGAAATGGCGCATTTTAGCACGTAGCAGTTTTCAGTTACCTTGATAGTGCTTACAGTTCATCAATGGGTTATTTAAATTTTGATTGGTAGTAAAAAATTAAGTTCTGATTCGTTTTGTGGTTTTCCCAAGGTTGAATTCAGCTTTTCATCCCCTGCAGGTATGAAGCTGTTACCCTGCCAGAAAACCGGGAGGAAGAACTCCCAGAGATTGAACAGACTCTACGAAATTCGGAAACTGTCACAATGATGGGTTTCGAACAAACCTCCTATTTCGCGATGGTAAATTAATGGAAAGCGCTAAATAACTTAAACCCcagattttttgttttgttaggAAAAATAGGATACAGATAAAAAGTGGTATTTCAAATGTTCAACAATATTGCAAGTTGAATTAGTAGAAAGTTAACAATAATAAAGCGATTTGATTTCCTTTCGTTGAATTAGTAGAAAATTAACAATAATAAAGCGATTTGATTTCCTTTCGTTTTTCCTTTGGTCTCTGTTACCCAATTTTACTTCATATGTTTTGCAGTTTGTTCTGTTATTTCTTGTTATTCCAACTCTTCAGTTGTTTAAGCTTTTAGAAAGACTATCTAAAGTTAATTTGGAATTTTGTCCTTTGTTCATTACCTTGAAGAGCAGGCAATGGTTGTCTGATGCCAAGTACATATAGTAAAAGTAAGATGATCATTAGTAATTTCAACATAAGATTTACAGCTAAACTCCTGGATGTTGTATGTGCAGAGACTAGATAATGTAGACCTCTATGATAAACCCAATGCACAGGAAGAACCTGCCCAGGACTTTCATCAAGGTATACATGTAGATCCCACTATCATCATACACTATGCTAACTATATCCTTGCATATACTATTATTTTCCAGTTTTCTCTTGTTGTGCTTATCTCTACACACACCCGAAAACCCTTGTTGCAGTTGCTGCTGATAATATCACCCTGGCTGAACATTTTGATTCCCATCAGGCAGATATAGATATGTTTAATCATTTTGAGAGGTATCATGAGGAACAGTTAAAATGCTCTCTATTTAAAACTTTCACTATTTACCTTTCTAAGTTTATATTGTCAGTTAAAATAATGACTTCCCATGAACCAAATTATACATCATTAAATCATGGGAGTGTTTTTGAGGATGAACTATTCCACAGGTTTGATATTGAAGGGGATGAAGAAACACAAATGAATTTTACCCAGCCAGAGGAATCTCAAATCCCAAGTACTCTTGTGCCATCTCCACCTCGACAAGAAGCCCGTCAACGTAAGAATGTGCTTACTagactttcttttttttaaaaatattactagCTTCTAGTTCAGATAAGTGAAGTTTTGTGAGATGTAAATAGCAGATGGACTTAAGATGATTCGCTTGGTGCTTTAAGAGAGACTTTCAAACCTTGCTCTCCAATACGAATATGGATGCAAGTCGCACTTACCTACTATTAGATCAGCTAATATACTTGTGACTACCTGGTTGCTGAACCCTTAACTTTAAACTTCCAGTTTACATGCATAGTTCATTCAAGCACAAAGCTCAATTTGATTGAGTTGAGCTTGTAAAGTCCTTAGATGTCCTTAGTAATTACTTACTTCTGCAAATAGATTGAATAAAGAGAAATTTTGTTGCAGCTAATGAGATCCCTGACAGACATCCAGAGGAGCAAATGAAGCAGCAATCTGAAGCTGAAGAAGTTTTTGAGGTAGAAATTCCACAAGCAACCGAGTTAGGAAATAATGTAATGGAAAACCTTCAGTATTAATCCAACGTTTTAACATGATTCTGTAGCAACGGCAGGACCAACAAAGGCCAAAGCCAGCtcgacaaagagcaagaaaattAGCGCATCTTGCAATTGACTATGAACAAACTATTATTCCTGGTCACATATATCATACCTGGCTTCAGGGTTCTTCAGATATTGTATCAGGAACAAGGAAAAAGAGAAAGGTGCAAATCTAGATCGTCCCCTCCTCAATCGCTTCCATTTTGTACACCTTGAGCAATTAAAATTTGACTATGGGTCTTATTACGAACAAAGTATGTTTATCTCTTCCATCAATGGATGGTGTTTGAATATCCTAAGAATAACAAATGTACCTCTCTTTTTAACTACACTAAGATGCAACATCATTTATTAGTAACCTTAACCTTAAGTTCTTGCTCTGTGCAGACTTTGAGTGCCTCATCTTCTATGAAGATAGGCAGACTCATGGAGGTGCCTCCTATTGCATTACTAGAAGGGTTGCTCACAAATGGAAATAGGGAAGTTCACTATCCAGCACCACTCCTAAAATTGTGGATGAGAAGTACCCAACCTCCCCATGATTCACCTTCTGGTCTGGTTTTTCATCCATGCTTTTTAGATTCTCTGTTGAAAAAACTACAAACAGATGGTAATTCCATTTTGACATGCAGGAAAGGCCTCTCCACCTTATCCTCCTGAACCATCCTACACATCTCCAGCTGAAAGGATGCACAATTTTGAACCTGCCAGATACGTAAGGAACTTCTGATTCTCAATTAGTGTTAAACGACAACTGGCTTCAAGTGTTTCTGATTGAGCATTTGAATGTGAAGCCTTTCGAAGAGTTGCAAACTGGTGTAGGTTCCCCATCAGTAGGGATCTCCATAGAGAAACAAAGGGCATATGTCAATAATAACGAGATTCCACCTGATCTCATGGAGGACCTCAGAACCAATCTTACAAACCTCGGACTGCATCCAAAAGAGGTTAATGGAGTGAATGAGACCAATCACATGGCCACACCTGGCTCTGGTATGTAGAATTTACATGAATATTCCAATGCCCATCATGTGTACGCAATTTGTAATGGTGGTATAACTTTTATTTGTGTGAATCTATAGGTGATGAGCCTAGATCCATTCCAAGCTCAGGATCTGATCATGGTTACCTATCACAGAACTCCATAACCAATTCAAACCGGTTAGTACTACTAGTACATACTATATATTAAGCCGGTAATTGTTCAACGATAAACTACTCCAGTCATACTCACATTAACAGAAGGAAATAATGAATATCATGGTCCAGGTTCCAAAGGAAAGTTTAACCTTATATTTTTATTACCAAAGTTTCTCTGTATGTATAGCAGCTGGTTACACTGATCAAAATTTCAAACCTTCAGGTCCAACAAGAAAAGACCCAATTCTTCATCGAGGCACGGTGCAAGTGGCCTTGAACCAGTAGCAGAAGAGTACCAATGGCACCATCCTGATCCAACTTTCAAGATTGCTAGACTATCTGAACTATCAGAGAATGGTTATACACCAGACAATGGTTTGTGAACACTCAACTTTCCCATTTTAGTTCTGGTCATTTTATTTAATGTGGTTTAGTTGTCATAAACCTGCCTTTACTGCTTTTGCAGAGATGTTGATGGAAACTGGACCAACACAAACCCAACATCAATTCACTACTCAACCTCTTGACAAGATGACTGACACTATCAGGATGTAAATCCTTTTTCATTAGTTCCTAAAACTTCCTCCAGTTTCATCATGAATCAGCTGATTTATTGACTTCTCACATGGTACATTGTCTACAGGCAGCTGAAGAGTCACTTTGACACTCCTGGATCAGCCAAAGCAGAATGTTTGAATGAACTGACTCTTGGGATGACAAAGAAACAAGCAGCTTGTCTCTTTTATCAGACTTGTGGTATATATATTCCTTACAATTCTTTTACTCTGCATTGAGCACAGAGAAACTTTTTAGTTTTCAGCTTTTCTCATTAAAGAGAATTAAAGTTTGCTCCATTCTATGTGCAGTTCTGGCCACTCGAGACTTTATAAAAGTCGAACAGGAGGCACCATATGGGGACATTCTCATTTCAAGAGGTGCAAAGATGTGACAACTGATAACTTGCGAAGATGCCAAGCCCTCAGTCTTCTAGGTCTATCTTAGTGTTATAGCTGATGCAATTTTTACTTTAGGTTAAGGTATTGGAGAGTCCAAGCACAGTTTTATAGCTCGTAGTATTAGGACAAATTATTCTTATTGCTAAGCTATTTAGTTGTTTAATGCTGTCCTTACTGTTATAATCATAGTAATCTCCAAGAATATAGAACTTATATGATTGGTGTATTTGGAGAACCGCTAATAATTGCATACTCGTTCTAGTATTTGGTGACAGGTATCGACCGTAAAAGTGAGAAAGTCTATTGTTAGTTCTCTTTACCGCGGCAAGGTTTAAagtccaacaacaacaacccagtataaccCCACAGGGGGTCTGaagaggatagtgtgtacgcagacattACCACTGCGCTGGGGGTAGAGATTGTTTCAGATAGACCCACGGCAAGATTTAAAATTCAAGTATCAGGAAAAGTTCACCattagaaaaaatgaaatggTCGCAGCGAGCTAGCCCGAAATTTATGTAATAAAATATGTATGAAGAAGTCAATTTGAATATGAAGAAGTCAATTTaaagataaaacaaaagaaagaaaaataacttaTATAAAGAATTCAAATTGTAAGACACTAGCTTTTCTTTTGGTTGGATGGAAGTGCCATGAACTTCCAGGGAAACAAAAATGTAATCAAAGAAGTTTACGAAGTCATTGGATAACATTTCTGCAACGTTCCTTCCCGTTCTTTTGCTTTTCGTCGAACAATGCAATCATGCAACAATGATAAATTGGATTAAGTCATAGTACATTGTCTCAGCTAGTTTTGAAGTGATATCTGAAATCTATTCATTAATAAAACCAATCATATAGGCCAACGATCCAATCCGTATGTATAACTATGAAATCTCTGTTCT is drawn from Nicotiana tabacum cultivar K326 chromosome 22, ASM71507v2, whole genome shotgun sequence and contains these coding sequences:
- the LOC107805014 gene encoding sister chromatid cohesion 1 protein 1; its protein translation is MFYSHQLLARKAPLGQIWMAATLHSKINRKKLSKLNIIKICEQILNPSVPMALRLSGILMGGVVIVYERKVKLLYDDVTRLMVQINEAWKVKSAAPDPTLLPKSKLQAKYEAVTLPENREEELPEIEQTLRNSETVTMMGFEQTSYFAMRLDNVDLYDKPNAQEEPAQDFHQVAADNITLAEHFDSHQADIDMFNHFERFDIEGDEETQMNFTQPEESQIPSTLVPSPPRQEARQPNEIPDRHPEEQMKQQSEAEEVFEQRQDQQRPKPARQRARKLAHLAIDYEQTIIPGHIYHTWLQGSSDIVSGTRKKRKTLSASSSMKIGRLMEVPPIALLEGLLTNGNREVHYPAPLLKLWMRSTQPPHDSPSGKASPPYPPEPSYTSPAERMHNFEPARYPFEELQTGVGSPSVGISIEKQRAYVNNNEIPPDLMEDLRTNLTNLGLHPKEVNGVNETNHMATPGSGDEPRSIPSSGSDHGYLSQNSITNSNRSNKKRPNSSSRHGASGLEPVAEEYQWHHPDPTFKIARLSELSENGYTPDNEMLMETGPTQTQHQFTTQPLDKMTDTIRMQLKSHFDTPGSAKAECLNELTLGMTKKQAACLFYQTCVLATRDFIKVEQEAPYGDILISRGAKM